From a single Arachnia propionica genomic region:
- a CDS encoding DUF2399 domain-containing protein — MVGGLGGCGGDLRRGLGAGAGAEPAPDRERPGGAALPRGPGGTGVVDPAVVPGRLGAGRGAEVFVCENPTVLEAAADRHGAASRPLVCTFGLPSQAAWELLLGLGDVRCHVRADGDVVGWRIVNQLRDRLPGAFTWRMPEGCTAYEEELLEDLLSDLGS, encoded by the coding sequence GTGGTCGGCGGCCTGGGCGGGTGCGGGGGTGATCTGCGACGCGGTCTCGGCGCAGGTGCTGGTGCTGAACCTGCCCCTGACCGGGAACGCCCCGGCGGTGCGGCTTTGCCACGCGGCCCCGGGGGAACCGGTGTGGTTGACCCTGCGGTCGTTCCGGGGCGCCTGGGGGCTGGCCGGGGCGCGGAGGTTTTCGTCTGCGAGAACCCGACCGTCCTGGAGGCCGCCGCGGACCGCCACGGCGCGGCGTCCCGGCCGCTGGTCTGTACCTTCGGGCTTCCCAGTCAGGCCGCCTGGGAGCTGCTGCTGGGCCTCGGCGACGTCCGCTGTCACGTGCGGGCCGATGGGGACGTCGTTGGCTGGCGGATCGTGAATCAGCTCCGGGACCGGCTGCCCGGAGCGTTCACCTGGCGGATGCCGGAGGGCTGCACCGCCTACGAGGAAGAACTCCTCGAGGATCTGCTCTCCGACCTGGGTTCGTGA
- a CDS encoding SbcC/MukB-like Walker B domain-containing protein codes for MFDDEHLKSWRDAMVAGQLPSPVRADRWQALRAGVVNLWEFETTEYWYADGWVQLMGSNETGKSSLMALTTLIPWLADVASSNIDTLGRSGKTFRYYVEPSGRDADRREATASTHHGWLWVEYGRRTEQGEEFFTTLLFAEARSAAADMRLHWCTLSGGARVRGGCDLLVARRVVLPKEVTAEGFTRHQSAAAYRREVASQLLGSTAEKLEAVGRLLRVTRTPKLGEQLQVRFISDRLHDALPELDRSEINQLADGWDQLDEIRADLDRAAEAVDVVEGFTVSSWRPWVRAVLRRAADRSRFAITAFDDVTRRERDARRELGEAKARRAVVEEERRSLELAGEGARVAAEELRASSRYQDAQGRLTRLTHARAVAEMMGRVSAEANRRAEAADASARRSGDARESAEAALEIRRREASQRLADVRYAAREAGVDVVDFDPVLTEQRVSDRQRDVKRVQQLLGEAVLADQEASRAEDVAAETRQRSIEAEERRDTAWEAAERERDSLAAGLDIWAEELGGDADVEAWQAALPDGRTPQRPLRERIREEWFEPACAPVQARLQDSEMQGRLARQRIGELDERIGGLGQAGVAEPQPPALWTRRVRPDGGAPLWRLVNPREGLPGHELAAVEAALAASGLLDAWVSDEGVVADDVLAVAGEPVERGIGEVLGAVPGPWNEQVEALLAGVHLVDSGEELPGSGLAIALDGRWCNGSMTGRASCPNGNAEYLGEEAREAGRARRRAELTRAREEALTEATGREAEASWAAAELASLHRAMASAPDDRELFGLLRDAATAETLAVAAEEMAGQHEARARGLRAEADARRANLLTFAAQHHLPVREVELMEVQDALRRIENALGVLRHAREREVLARDVWQTAVAAAAEGERYRDEAGAEARAAEERLRSATSRVLALEKAIGFDDQEIVRELEMLQVRAAEVASQAAGLGRELLQLAARVGKAEEALAAAERERGTVTAERDRAFAWFRRLVDAGLAEELGLELPEPDSTAIVQMRAQVRFVSQQVIVRNWSEDPDHADQAVQNAWRRLHTGASEARGELEMGGRSLRIDEVDDLPRVTVVVDVHGTGQPLTEALVRLRAIQEELALNYDQRVQDTLGQLLGSTFMDHLRDRIGATQALVGRINKVLEAHATRTDRTALRIVLEPKDAATRQVLEGVGGSSWGNPEVEERVREFLRARVDEVKREAQGAGLADWRSGLAERLDYRSWYDIHLEHRRGSGRWGPLTSRGYAELSGGARVVMLMMPLVATLAAMYEEVPSGPRPLWLDEAFDGLDAANRATVMKLFREFDLDVLLVGPGRIVNVAAVPVAAIYQVVRAPAPMPGADLVLELWAGGQLETIETPALGAPERQDQLL; via the coding sequence ATGTTTGACGACGAGCACCTGAAGTCGTGGCGCGACGCCATGGTCGCGGGTCAACTACCCAGCCCCGTCAGGGCCGATCGCTGGCAGGCGCTGCGCGCGGGCGTGGTGAACCTGTGGGAGTTCGAGACCACCGAGTACTGGTACGCGGACGGCTGGGTGCAGCTCATGGGCAGCAACGAGACCGGCAAGTCGTCACTGATGGCGCTGACGACCCTCATCCCTTGGCTCGCGGATGTCGCATCCAGCAACATCGACACGCTGGGTCGTTCCGGGAAGACGTTCCGCTACTACGTCGAACCCAGCGGACGTGATGCCGATCGCCGCGAGGCCACCGCTTCTACCCACCACGGCTGGCTGTGGGTGGAGTACGGGCGCCGCACCGAACAGGGCGAGGAGTTTTTCACCACGTTGCTGTTCGCGGAGGCCCGTAGCGCTGCCGCTGACATGCGCCTCCACTGGTGCACCCTCTCCGGTGGGGCACGGGTGCGTGGGGGCTGCGACCTGCTGGTTGCCCGCCGCGTGGTGCTACCTAAGGAGGTGACCGCCGAGGGATTCACCAGGCATCAGAGCGCAGCAGCGTACCGCCGCGAAGTGGCCTCCCAGCTGCTGGGCAGCACCGCCGAAAAACTGGAGGCGGTGGGAAGGCTGCTGCGGGTCACCCGCACCCCGAAACTGGGTGAGCAGCTCCAGGTGCGCTTCATCAGCGATCGTCTGCACGACGCCCTACCAGAGCTCGATCGCTCCGAGATCAATCAGCTCGCTGATGGCTGGGATCAGCTGGACGAGATTCGTGCCGACCTGGATCGTGCGGCGGAGGCCGTCGATGTGGTGGAGGGGTTCACTGTGAGCTCCTGGCGGCCCTGGGTGCGGGCGGTGCTGCGGAGGGCCGCGGACAGGAGCAGATTCGCGATCACCGCCTTCGATGACGTCACCCGCAGGGAACGGGATGCGCGCCGGGAACTCGGGGAGGCGAAGGCACGACGGGCCGTGGTGGAGGAGGAACGCCGCTCCCTGGAACTTGCAGGTGAGGGTGCCCGGGTGGCGGCCGAGGAGCTGCGGGCCTCCAGCCGCTACCAGGACGCGCAGGGAAGGCTGACCCGTCTGACGCACGCCCGCGCCGTCGCGGAGATGATGGGACGGGTATCCGCGGAGGCCAATCGGCGTGCCGAGGCAGCTGATGCGTCGGCACGCCGGTCGGGGGATGCTCGGGAATCCGCAGAGGCCGCTCTCGAAATCCGGCGCCGGGAGGCCTCGCAGCGTCTCGCCGATGTCCGCTACGCAGCGCGAGAAGCGGGGGTGGATGTCGTCGACTTCGATCCGGTGCTGACGGAGCAGCGGGTGAGCGACAGACAGCGCGACGTGAAGCGCGTCCAGCAGCTCCTGGGAGAGGCGGTCCTGGCCGATCAGGAGGCCAGCCGCGCGGAGGACGTCGCAGCGGAGACCCGACAACGAAGCATCGAGGCTGAGGAACGGCGCGACACCGCGTGGGAGGCCGCCGAGCGGGAACGCGATTCGCTGGCGGCAGGGCTCGACATCTGGGCGGAGGAGCTCGGAGGCGACGCAGATGTCGAGGCCTGGCAGGCTGCCCTTCCCGACGGCAGGACCCCGCAGCGACCGCTCAGGGAACGCATCAGGGAGGAATGGTTCGAACCCGCGTGCGCCCCGGTCCAGGCGAGGTTGCAGGACTCCGAGATGCAGGGCCGGCTTGCCAGGCAACGCATCGGTGAACTGGACGAGCGCATCGGGGGATTGGGGCAGGCCGGGGTTGCGGAACCGCAGCCGCCTGCGCTGTGGACACGGCGTGTGCGCCCCGACGGCGGAGCACCCCTCTGGCGGCTTGTGAACCCGCGTGAGGGCCTTCCGGGACATGAATTGGCCGCCGTCGAGGCTGCGCTCGCTGCGTCAGGGTTGTTGGATGCCTGGGTGAGCGATGAGGGGGTCGTCGCCGATGATGTCCTGGCTGTCGCCGGGGAACCTGTCGAACGAGGCATTGGGGAGGTGCTGGGGGCCGTTCCCGGCCCATGGAACGAGCAGGTCGAGGCGCTGCTGGCGGGTGTCCATCTGGTCGATTCGGGAGAGGAGCTGCCGGGAAGCGGGCTCGCGATTGCTCTCGATGGGCGCTGGTGTAACGGTTCCATGACGGGGCGTGCCAGCTGCCCCAATGGCAACGCCGAGTACCTGGGGGAGGAGGCCCGGGAGGCCGGCCGGGCCAGGCGCAGGGCCGAGTTGACCCGCGCCCGGGAGGAGGCCCTCACCGAGGCGACGGGCCGTGAGGCCGAGGCCAGTTGGGCGGCTGCTGAGCTGGCCTCCCTGCACAGGGCGATGGCATCGGCCCCCGACGACCGGGAACTCTTCGGACTGCTCCGGGACGCTGCAACCGCTGAAACCCTGGCGGTCGCCGCCGAGGAAATGGCGGGGCAGCACGAAGCCCGAGCCCGAGGGCTGCGGGCGGAGGCGGACGCCAGGCGGGCGAATCTGTTGACTTTCGCCGCACAACACCACCTGCCGGTTCGGGAAGTCGAACTGATGGAGGTGCAGGATGCCCTGCGTCGGATCGAGAACGCGCTGGGGGTCCTGCGTCACGCCCGGGAACGGGAAGTGCTGGCTCGAGATGTATGGCAGACAGCGGTCGCCGCGGCGGCGGAGGGGGAGAGATACCGGGACGAGGCTGGTGCCGAGGCGCGTGCTGCCGAGGAACGACTGAGATCGGCCACGTCCAGGGTGCTGGCCCTCGAGAAGGCCATCGGATTCGACGATCAGGAGATCGTCCGGGAACTGGAGATGCTGCAGGTTCGGGCTGCCGAGGTTGCCTCGCAGGCCGCTGGGCTGGGGCGGGAACTGCTCCAGCTGGCCGCCCGGGTGGGCAAGGCCGAGGAGGCCCTGGCGGCGGCCGAGCGGGAACGGGGGACGGTCACTGCTGAACGTGATCGGGCCTTTGCCTGGTTCCGGCGACTCGTTGATGCCGGTCTGGCGGAGGAACTCGGCCTGGAGCTGCCCGAACCGGATTCGACGGCGATTGTGCAGATGCGGGCTCAGGTTCGGTTCGTCAGCCAGCAGGTCATTGTCCGCAACTGGAGTGAGGACCCGGACCATGCCGACCAGGCGGTTCAGAACGCCTGGCGGAGGCTACACACCGGCGCCAGCGAGGCTCGCGGGGAACTCGAGATGGGTGGGCGCAGTCTTCGCATCGACGAGGTCGACGACCTGCCGAGGGTCACTGTTGTGGTCGATGTACACGGTACCGGACAGCCCCTCACGGAGGCCCTCGTGAGGCTGCGGGCCATTCAGGAGGAACTGGCCCTGAACTATGACCAGCGGGTGCAGGACACGCTCGGGCAGCTGCTCGGTTCCACCTTTATGGATCACCTGCGGGACCGAATAGGCGCCACCCAGGCCCTCGTCGGGCGCATCAACAAGGTATTGGAGGCACACGCCACCCGCACCGACCGCACCGCCCTCAGAATTGTCCTCGAACCGAAGGATGCCGCCACCCGGCAGGTGCTGGAGGGCGTCGGAGGTTCCAGCTGGGGCAATCCCGAGGTGGAGGAGCGTGTCAGGGAGTTCCTCAGGGCCCGGGTCGACGAGGTCAAACGGGAGGCCCAGGGGGCGGGGCTGGCTGACTGGCGAAGTGGCCTGGCGGAGCGGCTGGACTACCGGAGCTGGTACGACATCCACCTGGAACATCGTCGAGGTTCCGGGAGGTGGGGCCCGCTGACCAGCCGGGGTTATGCGGAACTTTCCGGCGGGGCGCGGGTTGTGATGTTGATGATGCCGCTCGTGGCCACTCTCGCTGCGATGTACGAGGAGGTGCCGTCCGGGCCTCGGCCGCTGTGGCTGGACGAGGCCTTCGACGGACTCGACGCTGCCAACCGCGCCACCGTGATGAAGTTGTTCAGGGAGTTCGACCTCGACGTGCTGCTGGTCGGACCGGGGAGGATCGTCAACGTCGCCGCCGTTCCCGTCGCAGCCATCTACCAGGTGGTCAGAGCACCGGCCCCCATGCCCGGGGCCGATCTGGTGCTGGAACTGTGGGCGGGCGGCCAGCTGGAGACCATTGAAACCCCGGCGCTCGGGGCGCCTGAGAGGCAGGACCAACTGCTGTGA
- a CDS encoding TIGR02678 family protein, protein MLGNDHAEIQAAFTGLMANPLVTPWRHPELHMLVHRHATTLSVWVKRVGYLLVGINRCYRLRRPSIEGRVALPATTPPPRGQLVLVLYAASCLEASTGDSLTLQELSDDVARLAQINDGWPYDPNRRSDRQRLLAAVRMLTTHGVLEERTSGTLQNDWERTGSGIGAGYLLHRDALMLLVDTDDVDLALARRIDSSQDVREQELLRMLVECQALYPEELSESHRDYLNRQRSRVVERAEELTGGRVEVRSDALILVMPASRELPEGLVCGFPDATTLDWVALAMIDALCPGATGFHRVSADRVLAAAVDIHRGKEKQLTVALRESPTVIRDAVAGRLSELGLLKVEGGDWILTPAVGRYRDAELTSGEEE, encoded by the coding sequence ATGCTGGGCAACGACCATGCCGAGATTCAGGCCGCTTTCACCGGTTTGATGGCGAACCCTCTCGTCACACCGTGGCGGCATCCCGAACTGCACATGCTCGTGCATCGTCACGCCACCACCCTCAGCGTCTGGGTCAAACGGGTGGGTTATCTCCTGGTGGGGATCAACCGCTGCTACCGGCTGCGCAGGCCATCCATCGAAGGCCGGGTGGCCCTACCCGCGACAACACCGCCGCCTCGTGGTCAGCTGGTCCTGGTCTTGTACGCCGCCAGTTGCCTGGAGGCCAGCACCGGGGATTCGCTGACCCTTCAGGAACTCTCCGATGACGTGGCACGGCTAGCACAGATCAACGATGGTTGGCCCTACGACCCGAATCGTCGCTCAGACCGTCAGCGGCTACTCGCCGCCGTTCGCATGCTCACCACCCACGGGGTGCTCGAGGAGCGCACCTCCGGGACGCTGCAGAACGACTGGGAACGCACCGGGTCCGGGATCGGTGCGGGCTATCTGTTGCACCGGGACGCCCTGATGCTGTTGGTGGATACCGATGATGTCGACCTGGCCTTGGCCCGCAGGATCGACAGTAGCCAGGATGTTCGGGAGCAGGAACTGCTGCGGATGTTGGTGGAGTGTCAGGCCCTCTACCCGGAGGAGCTGTCCGAATCCCACCGCGACTACCTGAACCGGCAGCGCAGCCGTGTGGTGGAGCGGGCCGAAGAGCTGACAGGTGGTCGGGTCGAGGTGCGCAGCGACGCCCTCATACTGGTGATGCCGGCCTCTCGGGAACTACCCGAGGGGCTGGTGTGCGGTTTCCCCGACGCCACCACCCTGGACTGGGTGGCACTGGCCATGATCGATGCGCTGTGCCCGGGGGCGACAGGGTTCCATCGGGTTTCTGCCGACCGGGTGCTGGCCGCCGCGGTCGACATCCACCGCGGCAAGGAGAAACAACTCACGGTGGCCCTGAGGGAATCCCCCACGGTGATCCGCGACGCAGTGGCCGGGCGGCTGAGCGAACTCGGCCTGCTCAAGGTGGAGGGCGGGGACTGGATCCTCACCCCGGCCGTGGGACGGTACCGCGACGCTGAACTGACCTCGGGCGAGGAGGAGTGA
- a CDS encoding DUF2397 domain-containing protein: protein MTEARSGELSSWDLFATPGEIRAASYLIGSHARQYRLIVDVLAARQEVSLTGVGHDELADLIRARLPQETAAELMEDLNLSDRLASLVSWGTCEAWQDRATTEEEFLRNRYRYQLTEAGAALNQVVRAIEEDLGAGSTAVLLAPAVLADRLRAALDALAGERLGDASREFSVVETTLDAMAREANQWQSRMAAALGGIPDQARITRLLETILAYVDAWGAGVDAWSGRITACLPDLKDIGSDTWRALTLQRLGAEINPETVARATNQLSGIVAVLERWFSGELPQATRLRRQMRDAVTPVLRGHQALLAVGGTVSRAAELSRLADAVARAEDDAAAWRVFATGTGLYSARHLALEAPEVPGVPSVWDAPPVPVSKRLRSQGRRSLSGRAPRVADRSKARELARAAAAHEQAELQEAEHRLVSRSGTRLSDWAALTAGESRLFLDLLASAREANGMGTTADGRFTMTLTPVHPPRSAVCWTEEGRLVLADALVEFTS from the coding sequence GTGACCGAAGCGCGATCAGGGGAACTGTCGTCCTGGGACCTGTTCGCTACCCCCGGAGAGATCCGCGCCGCCAGCTATCTCATCGGTTCCCATGCTCGCCAGTACCGGCTCATCGTGGACGTGTTGGCTGCGCGACAGGAAGTGTCACTGACCGGGGTGGGACACGACGAGCTGGCCGATCTGATCCGCGCCCGGCTTCCGCAGGAGACAGCGGCAGAGTTGATGGAGGACCTCAACCTCTCCGACCGCTTGGCATCGCTGGTCTCCTGGGGGACCTGCGAGGCCTGGCAGGACCGGGCCACCACTGAGGAGGAATTCCTTCGGAATCGCTACCGCTACCAGCTCACCGAGGCCGGGGCGGCCCTCAATCAAGTTGTCAGGGCCATCGAGGAGGACCTTGGAGCCGGGTCCACGGCGGTGCTGTTGGCCCCGGCAGTGTTGGCTGATCGGCTCCGGGCTGCCCTTGACGCGCTGGCGGGGGAGCGCCTCGGCGACGCATCCCGGGAGTTCTCTGTGGTCGAGACCACCCTGGACGCCATGGCGCGGGAGGCCAACCAGTGGCAGTCCCGGATGGCAGCGGCGCTCGGTGGGATTCCCGATCAGGCCCGTATCACACGCCTGCTGGAAACCATCCTCGCCTATGTCGATGCCTGGGGTGCTGGGGTGGATGCCTGGTCTGGACGCATCACGGCCTGCTTGCCGGATCTGAAGGACATCGGCTCCGACACCTGGCGGGCCCTGACCCTGCAGCGTCTCGGCGCCGAGATCAACCCGGAGACGGTAGCCCGCGCAACCAACCAGCTGTCGGGCATCGTCGCCGTCCTGGAACGCTGGTTCAGCGGCGAACTGCCGCAGGCCACCCGGCTTCGGCGCCAGATGCGCGATGCCGTCACCCCGGTTCTTCGAGGACACCAGGCGCTGCTCGCGGTCGGAGGAACTGTTTCCCGGGCAGCCGAGCTGTCTCGGCTGGCTGATGCGGTTGCCCGGGCCGAGGATGACGCGGCGGCGTGGCGGGTTTTTGCAACCGGTACGGGGCTCTATTCCGCCCGCCACCTGGCCCTGGAGGCCCCGGAGGTACCGGGTGTTCCCAGCGTGTGGGATGCGCCTCCCGTGCCTGTCTCAAAGCGACTGCGTTCCCAGGGGCGGCGTTCCCTGTCCGGCAGGGCACCTCGCGTGGCGGACCGGTCTAAGGCCAGGGAACTGGCCCGCGCGGCCGCCGCCCACGAGCAGGCTGAACTCCAGGAGGCCGAACATCGCCTGGTTTCCCGTTCCGGAACGCGCCTCAGCGATTGGGCAGCCCTGACGGCAGGTGAGAGTCGTCTCTTTCTGGACCTACTCGCCTCGGCCCGTGAGGCGAACGGGATGGGCACCACTGCTGATGGCAGATTCACCATGACACTGACCCCTGTTCACCCTCCCAGGTCTGCGGTCTGCTGGACCGAAGAGGGACGACTGGTGCTGGCAGACGCCCTGGTGGAGTTCACATCGTGA
- a CDS encoding S8 family serine peptidase has product MSDLIQPAPTTKVPADAAKEILPQKGPVTVMVELAEDPVAVVKANKGGSLSEGEEKQIQEKLSNSQDKVAAQVTSLGGAVENRLQSAYNGLRVTIDSAQLADVEGIDGVKSVQTIPVHARSNTTGVPYIGSPNAWQGAGGTGYTGKGVKIAIIDSGIDYTHATFGGKGTPDAFNAATAATDPTPYYGSRVKGGYDFAGDLYTGQNTPQPDNNPVDCEKFGHGTHVAATAAGAGVTADGDIYKGPYDSTTYNNKFRVGPGVAPEADLYALKIFGCEGSTNLAVDAVDWAVKNHMDVINLSLGTAFGRVTDPDAVAVSNAVAAGTVVVAASGNDGSRPYLTGSPGTGAGVVSVAASDALENHPGAQFTVDGRTIQAIDVNAAEIPQSARLHVLRTGDELSTGCDLNEYASVPQGSIVVTRSGDCGDLRKAVNARHWGLAGVIMINDSDDLPPYVGAIADNPVDEDLKRDTGLLLGVRSSDGEAIIAADGEQVTLNANNIPNENHGELAKFSSAGPRSGDSAVRPNVTAPGFSVLSADVGSGNLGRIESGTSMAAPHVAGVAALAVQAHPDWDAQEIAASLVNTADPEKVGGYDPTLAGGLIDPAEVVGTSVVAYGDSSDIDGTTVREAGLSFGYAESTTTFEATRKVTLVNKGAEAERITASSQPAEKSKKASISFSQEQVTVPAGGSVDVDVTITMSASDVPNGVNSPNSPWFYEASGNLKFAGSNGKTLTMPYLLVPRSLSNVKATNTVTAKGTDVTFSNEGGVLDAYATLYTWGLSDPADIPDAVDSGQDLASVGVASYGDDSNRTVNFALNSSSRFSNPAQVTYSVDIDNDNDGKAEYRVISKDSGYAQTQRLFSGVAEVFVEDLSDGKVYPTGSVTLSPTDSSTVVLKVAASQVGITGKFSYTANAFDIRDTATADTIEQWAQYDPTNKPFNDGQLFTVNRGDSETFNLERNDAAYADQKTLGYMAVAFDNAQGVTEAITGEVGKGTEPTVSPTGTATPEPSTPPRPTSRPPVKPGLPKTGEGR; this is encoded by the coding sequence CGACCTGATCCAACCGGCTCCCACAACGAAGGTTCCCGCCGACGCCGCGAAGGAGATCCTTCCGCAGAAGGGGCCGGTCACTGTCATGGTGGAGCTCGCCGAGGATCCCGTCGCGGTCGTCAAAGCGAACAAGGGCGGGTCCTTGAGTGAGGGGGAAGAGAAGCAGATACAGGAAAAACTCTCCAACTCCCAGGACAAAGTGGCCGCGCAGGTGACCTCCTTAGGAGGCGCGGTTGAAAACCGCCTGCAGTCCGCCTACAACGGCCTGCGAGTGACGATAGATAGCGCTCAGCTGGCCGACGTCGAGGGCATCGACGGGGTCAAGAGCGTGCAGACCATTCCCGTGCATGCACGCAGCAACACCACAGGCGTTCCTTATATCGGGTCCCCGAACGCCTGGCAGGGAGCTGGTGGAACCGGCTACACGGGCAAAGGCGTCAAGATTGCCATCATCGACAGTGGGATTGACTACACCCACGCCACCTTCGGTGGGAAGGGCACCCCGGACGCCTTCAATGCGGCCACCGCGGCCACGGATCCGACTCCCTATTACGGTTCACGCGTCAAAGGTGGGTATGACTTCGCCGGCGACCTCTACACCGGGCAGAACACCCCACAGCCGGACAACAACCCCGTCGACTGCGAGAAGTTCGGCCACGGGACACATGTGGCGGCCACCGCCGCCGGGGCGGGTGTGACCGCTGATGGCGACATCTACAAGGGTCCCTATGACTCCACCACCTACAACAACAAATTCCGGGTCGGCCCCGGTGTGGCTCCCGAGGCCGATCTGTACGCATTGAAGATCTTCGGGTGCGAGGGATCGACCAATCTCGCAGTCGATGCCGTCGACTGGGCCGTCAAGAACCACATGGATGTCATCAACCTGTCGTTGGGCACAGCTTTCGGCAGGGTCACTGACCCCGATGCCGTCGCCGTCTCCAATGCCGTGGCCGCGGGGACTGTGGTGGTCGCGGCCTCTGGCAACGACGGTTCCCGGCCATATCTGACCGGGTCGCCAGGAACCGGTGCCGGGGTAGTCTCCGTTGCTGCCAGCGACGCCCTGGAGAACCATCCGGGTGCGCAGTTCACCGTTGATGGCAGGACCATCCAGGCCATCGATGTCAACGCCGCCGAAATTCCCCAGAGCGCGAGACTCCATGTCCTCAGAACCGGCGATGAGCTCTCGACAGGCTGCGACCTCAACGAGTACGCCAGCGTTCCACAAGGATCGATCGTGGTCACCAGAAGCGGTGACTGCGGTGACCTGCGGAAGGCCGTGAATGCCCGGCACTGGGGGCTGGCAGGAGTCATCATGATCAACGATAGCGATGACCTCCCACCCTACGTTGGTGCGATCGCCGACAATCCCGTGGACGAAGACCTGAAGAGGGACACCGGTCTGCTGCTCGGGGTAAGGTCCTCCGACGGCGAGGCCATCATTGCTGCGGACGGCGAGCAGGTCACGCTGAACGCCAATAACATCCCCAACGAGAACCACGGCGAGCTTGCCAAGTTCAGCTCCGCGGGCCCGCGCAGTGGGGACTCGGCCGTGCGCCCGAACGTGACCGCCCCGGGTTTCTCGGTCCTGTCGGCGGATGTCGGTTCCGGAAACCTCGGTCGCATCGAATCGGGAACGTCCATGGCTGCTCCGCATGTCGCCGGTGTCGCGGCTCTGGCAGTCCAGGCCCATCCGGACTGGGACGCCCAGGAAATCGCGGCGTCGCTGGTCAACACAGCCGACCCTGAGAAGGTCGGTGGATACGATCCCACTCTTGCGGGTGGCCTGATCGATCCCGCCGAGGTGGTCGGCACATCTGTCGTCGCCTACGGTGACTCCTCGGATATCGACGGTACCACGGTGCGTGAGGCAGGGCTCAGCTTTGGGTACGCGGAATCGACCACCACCTTCGAGGCAACCCGTAAGGTCACCCTCGTCAACAAGGGTGCCGAGGCGGAGCGGATCACTGCCAGCTCGCAGCCGGCCGAGAAATCGAAGAAGGCCAGCATTTCCTTCAGTCAGGAACAGGTCACGGTTCCTGCGGGAGGCAGCGTGGATGTTGACGTCACGATCACCATGTCGGCCTCCGATGTGCCCAACGGCGTCAACAGCCCGAACTCGCCATGGTTCTACGAGGCCTCCGGGAACCTGAAGTTCGCCGGTTCCAACGGCAAGACCCTGACCATGCCATACCTGCTGGTTCCCCGTTCCCTGTCCAACGTGAAGGCGACCAACACGGTCACGGCCAAGGGCACTGACGTCACTTTCAGCAACGAGGGTGGTGTGCTCGATGCCTACGCCACGCTCTACACGTGGGGACTGAGCGATCCGGCCGACATCCCGGATGCGGTCGACAGCGGTCAGGATCTGGCGAGTGTCGGAGTGGCCAGTTACGGTGACGACTCGAACAGAACCGTGAATTTTGCGCTGAACTCCAGCTCCCGATTCTCCAACCCGGCTCAGGTCACATACAGCGTCGACATCGACAACGACAATGACGGTAAGGCCGAGTACCGAGTCATCAGCAAGGACTCCGGCTATGCCCAGACGCAGCGGCTCTTCAGTGGGGTCGCCGAGGTGTTCGTGGAGGATCTCTCCGACGGAAAGGTCTATCCCACTGGTTCGGTGACCCTTTCCCCGACGGATTCCAGCACCGTGGTGCTGAAGGTCGCCGCCAGTCAGGTCGGTATCACGGGCAAGTTCAGCTACACCGCCAATGCCTTCGACATCAGGGACACAGCGACCGCGGATACCATCGAGCAGTGGGCGCAGTATGACCCGACGAACAAGCCTTTCAACGATGGCCAGCTCTTCACGGTCAACCGGGGCGATTCAGAGACCTTCAATCTCGAACGCAACGATGCCGCCTATGCCGACCAGAAAACGCTGGGATACATGGCTGTTGCCTTCGATAACGCTCAGGGCGTCACGGAGGCCATCACAGGTGAGGTAGGCAAGGGAACCGAACCGACGGTTTCCCCGACCGGCACCGCGACACCGGAACCGAGTACACCGCCCCGGCCGACCAGCAGGCCGCCGGTCAAGCCCGGCCTGCCGAAGACGGGTGAAGGTCGCTGA